GAAGTGGGGGCGGTTTTTGGCCAGTTCAGCGTCCATACCGTTTACGGCTTCGACTTTTATTATGCTGAAGTATCTCTCGTTTTCCTTCGGTGGGCGGACGTGGCCGATAACGAAATCTCCGGGCCTGAGGGCAAAGCGCTTGATTTGGGAAGAAGATATGTAAATATCCTCGGGGCCGGGTAGAAGGTGGTCGGATCGGAGGAACCCGTGGCCTTCGGGCATTATATCCAAGATTCCACCCCCGAATATATAGCCCTGTCTTTCGGCGCTGGCCTTCAGGATACGCAGGATCAGCTCGTTTTTCTTAAGTCGGCTGTAGCCGCTTACTCCCAGGCTTTTAGCTATATCCTGAAGTTCGTTTAAAGTTTTGCTTTCCAGCTCAGCCACAGAAAAATCTGGAGGCAGGAGTCCTACACCGGTTTCAAGCTCCAGCACTTTTACACCTCTCCAAAGGGGATTTTTAAATTACAATGGGGCATGTTTAGTTCTGTGAGGCTTTAAATTCTTCGTCATAAAGCGGGCGACGGGATTCGAACCCGCGACCTTCTCCTTGGGAGGGAGACGTGCTACCTCTGCACCACGCCCGCACAAGAGCCCTCGGTCGGACTCGAACCGACACCCCGGCGCTTACAAGGCGCCTGCGCTACCGATTGCGCTACGAGGGCATTAATATTTTAGCCGCCCATCGGATTCGAACCGATAACCTGGCGCTTACGAGGCGCCCGCTCTACCCGTTGAGCTAGGGCGGCCCAGAATGGAGCCGAGGGGAGTCGAACCCCTGACCTCGTCAATGCCATTGACGCGCTCTCCCAGCTGAGCTACGGCCCCATTCGAACCAGGTGGCCAGCGGGTCTCGAACCCGCAACCCTCGGAGCCACAGTCCGATGCTCTGCCAATTGAGCTATGGCCACCGCCCTTTGGGGCAGGGTGGATTCGAACCACCGACCTCTCCCTTATCAGGGGAGTGCTCTGGCCACCTGAGCTACTGCCCCTTTCGCTTTTCTATTATAATATAAAGCCCACTATTTTGCAAGTCCTTGAATTGAAAGTAGCCCGCCTTCCCAAAGTTTTCATTTATGGCAAATTGTGGTAAAATAAAAACCAAATGGAGCGCACCCCAGCAAAAGTTAAGGAGAGAAAGCCATGAAAGAGGAGGTGAGAAATTTTCTGGAGTATCTGCGTAAGGAAAAGGCTTACTCCGAGCATACCATAGAAAGTTACTGGAATGACCTTTCTTACGCAGCGAATTTCTTCTTCAAGAAGAAGGGTGCCACTTTCAAATGGGCTGACTTGAAACCAACGGATGTGCAGGAGTTTGTTTCCCACCTCAGGGGGAGAGGCTATGCTATGAGCTCCATCTCCCGGAAAATCTCCTCTTTTCGATCGTTCCTTCACTTCCTCCACCGGGAAGGCGTAATAGCCCAGAGCTATTCTGAGCTTCTCGGAGGGGCCAAAACGCCGAAACGTCCTCCCAAGTTCTTGTCCGATGAGGAACTATCCAAACTCCTGGAAGCCCCGTCAGCTCAGGGTGGGCCGAAGGCTTTGAGGGATAAAGCTATCCTTGAAGTCCTTTCCTCCACAGGAATGAAAATCATTGAGCTTGTAGCTCTGAATTTGGACGATGTGGACCTGGCCTCAGGGGCTGTGCGGATCATATACAAGAAGGGGAAGGAAAGGGTAGTAAGCCTGAGCGACCAGGCCCGGGAAGCCCTGAGGGTGTATATAGAACAGGGCCGCATGCGCCTTATAAATCCTCAAAACCCAACTGACGCCCTTTTCGTAAACGCCAAAGGCCAGAGGCTCACACGCCAGGGGGTTTGGGTAATAGTAAAACAATACGCCAGAAGCGTGGGGATGGAGACAAGCCCGAAGATCTTCCGCCACTCCCTCATCCGCAAGAAACTTCTGGAAAAAGCGAAGCCCAGGGATCTGAAAAAAATCCTGGGCTACTCAGGCCACCTGGATACGACCCTTTACAGCGGAGAATAGGGATATGACCGAAGCCTTCTTCTCCCACTCGGACTATTTGCGTTTTGCCGCTTTATTCAAAGAAAAACTGGGATGGATACCGGCAGTGGGGATAATCCTGGGCTCTGGCCTCAATCCCGTAGCCGATGAAGTAGAAGTGGAAGCTTCAGCCCTTTACAGCGAAATCCCCGGCTTCCCTGTCCCAATGGTGGCGGGACACGAAGGCCGAATCCTGGTCGGCAGAATAAACGGGTTTCCGATCCTGGTCTTCCAGGGCCGCCCCCATTACTATGAAGGCTACTCAATGCAGGAAGTAGTCCTCCCGATAAGGGTTTTCCAAGTATCTGGAGGCAAAGTATTGATTGTAACCAATGCTGCTGGAGGCCTTAACCCCTACTTTAAGCCCGGAGACTTGATGCTCATAACCGATCACATAAATATCCCAGGGCTGGCTGGTATCCACCCATTAAGGGGGCCCAATGAAGAAACCATCGGCCCCCGCTTTTTAGATATGGTCAACGCTTACGACCCTCAGCTTCGCTCCCTGGCTCAGAAGGCAGCTAAGAAAGCAGGGATTGAACTCCACGAGGGAATATACGTTATGCTCACAGGCCCGTCCTATGAAACCCCCGCTGAAATTCGTTTCCTTCGCCTCATAGGCGCCGATGCCGTAGGAATGTCTACCGTCCCCGAAGTCATAGCTGCCCGCCACGGCGGGATGAGGGTCTTAGGCATATCAGGCATAAGCAACGTCATCCCAATACAGCACGGAGAAAAAGGCCCTGACCATCAGGAAGTTCTGGAAGCGGGGAAGAAAATGGTCCCTAAATTGCAGGCTCTCCTCCGTCACCTCATCCCGATGATATACGAAACGGGGGTTTAAATGTCCATTCTCATAGAAATCCTGGCGAAGAATACCCACTGGCTCTGGCTTTTGTGTATAATCTGGGCCATATACAACCTTAGACAGGCTTTCCTGGCCCGCAGGGAGAGAAAGGCGGCGCGTTTCTCCCTGGAGAAAGAAGCTGCGCAGGCCCGCCTCTACCGGACATGGGGCTGGAGCGCGGCTCTCTTCTTTTTCCTGGGTTTCACCCTTTACCTCCAGCTGGCAATATCTCCAGGGTTGGAAAATCCGCCGCCAGCCCAGGAATCCGCCAGCAATGTTCTTCCCCTTCCCACGCCCACCCCAACCCCCAAACCCACCCCGACCCCTATTCCAACCCCTCCCAGGCCTCCAACTCCTCCCATGATTTACTTTCCCACCCCTGAGCTGACTCCGACTCCAACTCCGCTTCCCCCCTGTCCTAACCCGGGAGTGGTTATCACAAGCCCCGGGGTAAACGCTACTATAAGGGGCCCCGTGGAAATAAAGGGGACTGCGAACATCCCCAACTTTCAGTTCTACAAACTTGAGTTCGGAGCAGGCCAGAACCCCCAACTTTGGTCCTTCATCCTTTCCGGCAACACACCAGTCGTGGGCGGAACCCTCGGGATTTGGGATCCTTCCCCTCTACCGCCAGGGGAATACAGGCTTCGCCTCGTAGTGGTGGATATAACGGGAAACTACCCTCCTCCATGCGAGATTCCAATCAGGATTCAGAGGTAAAAGCTTATTGAAAGAGCAGTATATTCTTTGGAGGGAGAAGAAACCTTCCCAGCCGGGGATTTGGGAATTTCTTATTGTAACCCCACGCATCACCCTGGTAAACTGGGCCCGAACCGGCGGCAAGCTCTGCAGTACCCATTACGGGGTGGTGAACCTCAGGAGTGGGTGACCGGTAGTTAGGCGTGAGCAGGCCTGAACCCCTGAGCCCACAGAGGTGAAAGCGAGGTCAAACCCTATCCCGCAAAATTTTTAAAAGGGAGTGAGCTTCAGCCTTTTGGCCCGCCTGTGAGTGGGGCCCAGAACCGGCTGTAAACCCTGAACCAGCGGGGGTGGGAGAAACCACTGAAGGGAGGTGAAAATGATGATTATCTCGAGAAAAACCGATTATGGCCTGCGTATCCTTCTGGAGCTTTCCAAACTGCCTCAGGGAACAGCGATATCAGCCAAAGAACTGGCCTTCCGTCAGGGAATCCCCTTCCCATTCCTCAGCAAAATAATCGCCGATCTGGCCTCCAAACACATTGTGGAGACCAAGAGAGGAATGAAGGGGGGGATAAAGCTCTCTCTGACACCAGATTCCATCTCCGTCCTGGATATAGTGGAAGCCATAGACGGAGGCATAAACCTCTGTTACTGTTCCGCCCGCTCTATAGATTGCCAGCGGCAAAACTATTGCTCCATCCGCAAAAACCTCAAACTGGTGGAAGAAAAACTCAGGGAAGAACTCCGTAAAATTACCATCGCTGCCCTGACCCAGGAGGAGCTCAGGGCATTGGGGGAAGCCTAAAACGACGGAGGAACAGAGATGCCAATAGAGTTCGGGACCGACGGCTGGAGGGCCGTAATAAGCGATGATTTCACCTTTGAGAACCTCCGCTATGTAGCCCAGGGCATAGCCGAAGCCTTCGGACCTGGAAGGAAAATCGCCATCGGCTTTGACACCAGATTTCTTTCAGACCGCTACGCTGCAGAAGTGGCCAGAGTGCTGGCCGCCAATGGGATAACGGTCTACCTTACAAGAACAGATACTCCGACCCCGGTTCTGGCCTTTGCCATTTCCCACCTTAAGGCTGACGGTGGGGTGATGATAACCGCAAGCCACAATCCTCCGCGCTACAACGGTGTTAAAGTTAAAGGGCCCTACGGTGAACCCAACAAGGCCTTGGCTAAAAAAGTTGAAGCAATAATAAATGCCAACCTTGAGCGTAAAATTCCTCCCCGCCTTGTGGATTACGAAAAGGCCCTAGCTGAAGGAGCGATTGTAAGGTTCGATCCCGCCCCTCCTTACTTCGAGCACGTAAAGAAGCTGGTGGATTTCTCCCTTATAGCCCAAAGTGGCTTTAAAGTAGTGGTGGACCCCATGTATGGGGCCGGACGAGGGTATATAAAGAGTCTGCTTACAGAAGCGGGCCTCTCTTCAGTTTTAGAAATAAGGGGAGAAATGAACCCGGGCTTTGGGGGAATCCATCCGGAGCCTATAGCCCGCTATTTGGAGGCTCTGGTTCAGGCGGTAAGGGAGGGCAGAGATGTAGGCCTTGCCCACGATGGCGATGCCGACCGGATTGGGGCTGTTGACGCTGAAGGGAATTTTGTGGACCCTCAAAAGATTTTCGCCCTCATACTTCGCTATCTGGTGGAAGAAAAGGGGTGGAAAGGGGCTGTGGTTAAAACCATATCCACCACTATGGCTGTGGACAGGCTGGCTTCCCGTTACGGCCTGCCTCTCTATGAGACACCTGTTGGCTTCAACTACATAGCTGAGCACATGATCAGCGGAGACGTCCTTATGGGTGGGGAAGAATCGGGCGGGATGAGCGTGAAAGGCCACATCCCCGAAGGCGATGGAATCCTTATGGGGCTTCTGGTTCTGGAAGCGATGGCAGCCAGTTCAATGCCCCTTAAAGCTCTTGTGGAGGACCTGATTTCCGATCTTGGGCCTCTTCATTACGCCAGGAAAGATATTCCTTTGGAGAAGCCATGCTCAAAGAAAGCCCTCACCGAAGCTCTTAAAGCTTCAGTTCCCTCCCGGATAGCCGGGGTAGAGGTTAAAGGGATAAGCGATCTGGATGGTTTCAAATACTTCCTGGGTGAAGAAGGCTGGCTTCTCGTAAGGCCATCAGGGACAGAACCTCTCTTGCGGATTTACGCTGAAGCTGTAGACCATGTCCTGCTAAGGGCTTTCTTAGATGAAGGGGAGAAACTGGGCCTTAAAGCCCTCGAGGCTGGACTTTAAATAGGTAGCTGACCCATTACTTCTCGCAATCTTTCTAGGGATTTTATGGCTTCAGGGATAGTTAACTCAAAGATGATCGGCCCTTCAAAGTTTACCTTTTTCAAGGAGGAGAAGAAATCCTCCAGGGGGACTTCCCCTTCTCCGAGGGGCAGGTGATCGGCCCAGCGAGCGGTTCCGTCGGGCTCAAGCCTGAACCAGGCATCGTGCAGGTGGACCTCTTTGAGGCGGGGTAAGCATTTAGCCAGAGCCTCGTGGAAATCCACCGGGCCGGGCATACGGGCAAAGACATGCCCGGTATCAAAGCAAACGGAAAGGTCAAACTCCTCTGCCAGGCCGAGGGTCAAGTCCAAAGGGAACTGGATGGTTTCTACTGCCAAGGCTCTGGGTGGGAGGTTTGTCCGTTCAAGAATCTCCTCAATGCTTCGGGCAGCATTGCGCTGGAAAAGCAGCATAAGGAGGGGGCGGGCCAGGTCAGGTATGGAAGGTGATGTGAAGAACTCGGTAGCGAGGGGGCCTGTAGCGTGGAAGACATAGACCTCTGGCTCCAGAGGTGCGAAACGCAGGATTGCATCCACCATAACGTCTACTGCTGCTTTTCTGACTTCCTCAAAGGGGCTTGAGGGCTCAAGGGACCACAGGGGAAGGTGAACAGTGTAGCTTAATCCCAGGCTTTCTTTAAAATCCATAAGGCGCTTGAGAGTGGGGACACCGAAGCTATGGGGGAAGAAAATATTGAGGTCGGTATTGAGCTCGAGGAGCCGGAATCCGTAACTGGTGATGCGCTCCACCATGGCTGGCACGTCAAGGGGGGGCAACTTTTCTGGAAGGCCGCCGGCTCCGGTCAAAAGTGGTGCGGCCATTTCCAAAAGAAGGGGTTCCTGAATAATTTCAATCCCCAGCCGGACCATATTTGCCTCCGATTTTGTTTTCTGGTTTCATGATACTACGAGTGAAGATTTAGGGCAAATCCCGTTTGCGGGCTGATCTGCCCCTGGTTTACAGGGGTAACTGGGCAAATGGTAAAGCTCTTTTTAGGAGAAAATTTCGCCCAATTAAGATCTTTTCCCGGTAACCGGGAGTCGTTAGACAGGAAATCCATTCCTCGTCCCTTACCGGATTTGACAGTAGAGGAAAAATGGATGTAAAATAAAGCTGGATTTTGCACTAAAGCCTTTAACAGACTACGAACCTTAACAATTAAATATGCCTTTGATTGTAATCGAACCAGAGTGGGATTGAAAGGTGTGGCGGTGGGAGTCATCTACTCCTACCGTTTTAGTCAGAGTAGGCTTGAAAGCTCGACCTCCCTTCGCCTGCACTGTAAAATCAACTGCTGTTATGGTCGAGTTAGAGAGGGCTTGATTGATGATTCATGTATCTTGTCGTAATCGCACCAGAGTGAGTTTGAAGGGAAAGGTTTCATTCCTCCTGGCCCACAAAATCTTCACCGTAATTGCCCCATAAAGAGGTTGAAT
This genomic interval from Anaerolineae bacterium contains the following:
- a CDS encoding tyrosine-type recombinase/integrase, whose translation is MKEEVRNFLEYLRKEKAYSEHTIESYWNDLSYAANFFFKKKGATFKWADLKPTDVQEFVSHLRGRGYAMSSISRKISSFRSFLHFLHREGVIAQSYSELLGGAKTPKRPPKFLSDEELSKLLEAPSAQGGPKALRDKAILEVLSSTGMKIIELVALNLDDVDLASGAVRIIYKKGKERVVSLSDQAREALRVYIEQGRMRLINPQNPTDALFVNAKGQRLTRQGVWVIVKQYARSVGMETSPKIFRHSLIRKKLLEKAKPRDLKKILGYSGHLDTTLYSGE
- a CDS encoding purine-nucleoside phosphorylase, which gives rise to MTEAFFSHSDYLRFAALFKEKLGWIPAVGIILGSGLNPVADEVEVEASALYSEIPGFPVPMVAGHEGRILVGRINGFPILVFQGRPHYYEGYSMQEVVLPIRVFQVSGGKVLIVTNAAGGLNPYFKPGDLMLITDHINIPGLAGIHPLRGPNEETIGPRFLDMVNAYDPQLRSLAQKAAKKAGIELHEGIYVMLTGPSYETPAEIRFLRLIGADAVGMSTVPEVIAARHGGMRVLGISGISNVIPIQHGEKGPDHQEVLEAGKKMVPKLQALLRHLIPMIYETGV
- a CDS encoding Rrf2 family transcriptional regulator is translated as MMIISRKTDYGLRILLELSKLPQGTAISAKELAFRQGIPFPFLSKIIADLASKHIVETKRGMKGGIKLSLTPDSISVLDIVEAIDGGINLCYCSARSIDCQRQNYCSIRKNLKLVEEKLREELRKITIAALTQEELRALGEA
- a CDS encoding phosphoglucomutase/phosphomannomutase family protein — protein: MPIEFGTDGWRAVISDDFTFENLRYVAQGIAEAFGPGRKIAIGFDTRFLSDRYAAEVARVLAANGITVYLTRTDTPTPVLAFAISHLKADGGVMITASHNPPRYNGVKVKGPYGEPNKALAKKVEAIINANLERKIPPRLVDYEKALAEGAIVRFDPAPPYFEHVKKLVDFSLIAQSGFKVVVDPMYGAGRGYIKSLLTEAGLSSVLEIRGEMNPGFGGIHPEPIARYLEALVQAVREGRDVGLAHDGDADRIGAVDAEGNFVDPQKIFALILRYLVEEKGWKGAVVKTISTTMAVDRLASRYGLPLYETPVGFNYIAEHMISGDVLMGGEESGGMSVKGHIPEGDGILMGLLVLEAMAASSMPLKALVEDLISDLGPLHYARKDIPLEKPCSKKALTEALKASVPSRIAGVEVKGISDLDGFKYFLGEEGWLLVRPSGTEPLLRIYAEAVDHVLLRAFLDEGEKLGLKALEAGL
- a CDS encoding sugar phosphate isomerase/epimerase codes for the protein MVRLGIEIIQEPLLLEMAAPLLTGAGGLPEKLPPLDVPAMVERITSYGFRLLELNTDLNIFFPHSFGVPTLKRLMDFKESLGLSYTVHLPLWSLEPSSPFEEVRKAAVDVMVDAILRFAPLEPEVYVFHATGPLATEFFTSPSIPDLARPLLMLLFQRNAARSIEEILERTNLPPRALAVETIQFPLDLTLGLAEEFDLSVCFDTGHVFARMPGPVDFHEALAKCLPRLKEVHLHDAWFRLEPDGTARWADHLPLGEGEVPLEDFFSSLKKVNFEGPIIFELTIPEAIKSLERLREVMGQLPI